CTGAATGATACTCATTTTTCGGCAACAGTCCATCAACCGATCCGACCGCTCTCTCACACCCGCACCACCTCTTTGCAGTCGGGGTAGCCGGTGCAGCCCCAGAAGGGCTTGCCTGCGTTCCGGCCAGCTTTGGCTGTGCGCAACGTCATCGGCCTGCCGCATTTCGGGCATGAGGGCGTCGCCCCGGCAGGCGTCGGCTGACGTTGTGGCTCCTTGCTCTGGCACTCACGAGAGTCCAGCCGGGCGGCGGCAGGTTGCTCGCTGTGCCCGCCCTCCTCGCCGGACGCCTCCTCCAGCGCGGCAATCTGCCGGTCGAGCAGGTAGCTCGTCTGATGAATCAGGCAGATGATCGCATTGGCCCGCACTTCGGCCCGCTCGTGCTCAAGCCAGCGGGCATACAGCGCCCAGCGCTCCCCGTCGGAAAGATCGGTCATATCCGACTGATCCGTCCGCTCTTGCCGGAACCGCTTCGGCACTTCGCGAACAGCTTGCAATTCAGCGCTCGAAAGCGCCCATTGCGCCAGACGCCGATGGCGCAGGTAATCCTCGTAATCGAGCAGCAGCGCTTCGAGGCTCGAACGGGCGACGTTGACCAGCCGCAGCTCCGCCTGCGAAGAGGTCGCCGCAGCGCGGCTGCCCTCCGCGATATTCTGCCGCCCTGAACGCGCCGCCTGCGTCATCTGCTCAAGCGTCCGCGACCGGGAATCGACGAACTTCTCGCAAAACAGGCAGGTGGCATCGTAGATCAGGGTAGCCGTCTGAAAACTGGCGGCACTCCGATAACCGCCACTCGGTCTCAGCTTTTTCATGGTGTTTGTATTTATACGTTCGTTCCTTGCGCATACCGGTTTTGCCGGTAGAGGGGTTGGCCAGGAACATCAGGGGTTGAACGACGATACCTTGTAAAGGTACAGCTT
This genomic window from Chlorobaculum limnaeum contains:
- a CDS encoding four helix bundle suffix domain-containing protein, with translation MKKLRPSGGYRSAASFQTATLIYDATCLFCEKFVDSRSRTLEQMTQAARSGRQNIAEGSRAAATSSQAELRLVNVARSSLEALLLDYEDYLRHRRLAQWALSSAELQAVREVPKRFRQERTDQSDMTDLSDGERWALYARWLEHERAEVRANAIICLIHQTSYLLDRQIAALEEASGEEGGHSEQPAAARLDSRECQSKEPQRQPTPAGATPSCPKCGRPMTLRTAKAGRNAGKPFWGCTGYPDCKEVVRV